The genomic window GGTCGTTCATAGGAAATAAACTCCAATATGATGGCGCGTTCTGAAAGACACTTCATAGATTCTCAAACTTACAAAAGAGAAATGGGACCAATATTGTTTATACTACCATAAATTAAAAGCTAATTAAGTGTCCATATAATATCCCTGTTTGCATTTACTGCACCCACTGGGCACCTGGAATGTGATTTTTAACAGACTGAGCATTGCTGCATTagattcactaaatactgtataTCAAAATAATACTTGTTCCATCAAAAGTAGGTTTACAGAACTGATAGTCAACCTACTTATGAGTTTTACCAGAATTATTCAACACTATGTAAAACAAGAcacttaaaaattaaaaccagacaaGTTATTTGCATCCAAGTTTATTTTGAAATTCCCTACTCCCCCTGTACAAGAAAAAAGGACTTTCcacaaaggcagcagtgaactgTCAGTCAGTGATAGTACTTTTctagggaaggaaaaaaaaaaaagataatcacAGTGTGtcttcatcttttcttcttttaaataTTTCTACTGCTGTCATCTTTGGCTGGGTTTCGGCAGACAGTTTtctgtcaaaccaaattcctgggAAGCAAAGGTTTAAGCCAATAGAGCAGAGCTGGGGGCTTTATATTTTACAGTGCCAATACAGGAATGTTCTGGACCGTATACCTCTTCTTCATGaacacaaaaaaccccaataaaaatagaaataaaaataacaagctgTTTGTGttcacaacacaaacaaatattacCGCCTGGGGAGATAGCGACAGTATATCGAATTTCATAAAATTGTATAGACAAAAAATAAATCTACAAAAATGGAGCTAGGTAAATATTACACAACAgtaaacatgttttttctttttttccttttttaaattgttttcagTCGAACCTCTACACAAAACCAAAATTCTTGGTCTTAATGGCTAGCAGGAGTTTCTGTTTGAGTATTTGTTTTGAAGAATAGAGTGGCACGTAAAGACGCGAGATGCACGTGTTGGCCGTGGGGAGGTGCTGGTCGTCTGGAGGCCGGATGGTGATGGAGGGCATCGGCTGAAAACCCTCCTCACTGGCTGGGAGAGATGGACTGGAGGTCCAGAAGTACACCTGAGGAGGCGGAAGAGGAGCTCAGTTACACTTTAAAATCGTGTgtgctgaagttttttttttctagcattCATACCAGATTGAAAAGGAAAATGGCTTCCGTGACCCAGAACAAAGCTTTATCAAACACTGTTTTTCCTTCAAACTCATAAAAAAAGGACACATACAGTATGACTTTTGTTCAGCTCTAGCATAAATGTTCACTGTGGGTGGGTCAGCGTGCAAATGAATGAAATCCAGCTGGAGAGAGAAATCAGAGAACTGAAACCTGACTGAAGTGCTCTtggtttaattttttaatttccaATTAATACAACAGATTACTCATTGGTGTCTTGTGTAAGAAAGTTGTGCAACAAAAAGTGTGTCAGAGTGGAGTGCATGGAATTTATTCTAATACTGGAAGCACTGAGAACCACATTCATGGAAGTTCCTTGTTTTTAAAAAAGATCGTCTAAGACACGTACCAGATCCTGCCTCTCAGTCATACTCATCTTCTCAACTATGGACCAAAACCAGCGTTTAAACTGGAGCAGTTTATCTGCATTTTCCCCTGTTGGATGAACACAAGCTTTAGTGTGTAACAAAAATACGCACAGCCATAAATGTCGACAGGAacaaatgaaaaaactgttcagagaacatatatacagtacaacaTACCAGACTCATCATTGAAGGAGGTGAAACTAATGAGCATTTGGACATTGACTTCTCCACAGCCATTGACAAGCAGCCTGAAGTCCTCAGCAGTCAGGTCTTCCAGGGCGTTCTTAGGTAGAACATCCAGTAAACCCTTCCTCATCGCctttaaaacacaaacagattagCATGAATGCATATTCTGCTCTAAATGAGAAAAAAGCCCTGACATGTTTTCTGGTTTCGGACTCACATGGAGAGGCTGCTCAGCCACTACCAGCATTCTGTGCTCGGCGTATTTCCTCACATACTCATACACGTTGAGAGGAGTTACAGGCATGTTGACCCCCCCAGACAGAAGCTCCACCTGGAACAGGGACAACAAGGTTTCAGCAATCTGAGTCAGTAACATGAACTGATTATGGTAAATTTTAATCTGAAATCTGACTGCAATAACTGCATAAATGTTATAATTGGCAGATCAACAAATTCATAATAAATCCTGACTTCCGGTAAGCGTTCCTAATGGATGTCCTCCATCCAATTTCATGTTCAATACCAGCacattgtgcatttttttcctaATACACTGTTATATACAGTTAGGTTAGAGCAACTGCCAGATGAGGAATTTACTTTGATCAGGCTCTGGTAAAATGCTTTCACCAGTGAGACTACATACTGTTGTGAAATCGGGAGATAAATACAAAACCAAAGACTAACAGCGTTCTTAATGTTCCATTTCAGAAAAATAGGTGTAGTGTCTGAACAGTCTAAACCTAGTATTGTGACAATGATGACGTCGGCCATTACCTGTCCAGCCCCCTCCTCTTTGCAGAGGTCGATGGCGAAGGCCAGGTCCATGGCAGCAAATACTGCATCTGCTTCCCCAGCCTGTGAATGGCGAATGAGCTGCCGCAGACTCTCATACATGACCGGGTCAAAGAACGCAAAGTCATGCCAGTTCACCTGAAGTAACAAAGACAGCAAGCACATTCAGAGTTTTGTAAGATACAGAGTTACACAAGAAGGATGATCAACACAAAAACAGTGTCCTTTTCTTACCTTCCTCCCAAGCAGCACTTTAATGACATGTCTGTTCAACGTGATTGGACAGAGTTCATTCTGCAGCAGACACAACCCCAGTATCCTGTAAAGAAGATGATGCACCTTTGAATCCTTTGCTATTATGTGTCTTCTTTTACTGTGTCATATACAAGGACAAGTCATTACCTGCCAATGTTACGGAAACAGTTCAGTCTGGCCTCTGTGTTCTTGCCAGGCCGAGGAGAGTAGAAGCCTCGTTTTCCTGGCTGGTAGAAGAGAGGAGCGTTGTCATCACCATCATCTGGGTCATCCAGCTCCATGTCGACCACGCTGCGAGTTGAACCATGGCGCTTACGGTTTTCCTGCTGCTGTAGTTGCACATAAGTAATGAGAAAAATTCAAGAAAGAGAGGTTGTTTACAAGCGGCATTCATGATGAACAGGTATCAAAAAAGGAATACATGGCATTCGGAGAGCCCAGATGTTTCAGGATTATGAGTTAGTAATTTAGTTAAAAAGTACTGAGTGTAAACCGATGTTTTGCTTACTTGTGCTTTCTCTGGAGCCTCCAGGAGACCCAGGTCCAGTATACTGTCAGCACCATTTTCCCTGTGGAGAAAAAGAGATTAGTTTATAAAGATGGCTTTAAGCGTTCATGATATGTCATGATTCGTGGGGTTCAGTGCCAAAATCATTTTGATGTAGTTTAGAGTGAATCACTAAAACTTGAACACAACATAAAAAAAGAGGCAACGATGTGTCTTTGTTCATATGTTGaatccagtatttttttttaccttccatGTGCTATGAGAAGCTCCATGGCCTCTTCTACTCGGGCTCTGAGGGAATCTTCGCTagcgagcagcagcagcagctgggcAGGTGACAGCTCCAGCAACATGCCTGTGATTTTACTGGCAAATGCCTGCCAAGGCAAAGAAACAATTGGTCTCAGAATGATCAAGAAAACAGTAAATTCTTAAGAACTCCCTAATGGTCTTCAATCATTCCAGTCAGATATTCACTATGTAAACAAACAGTGGTCTGAGTAGTTACAGTGGGAAGTCAGTGTGGTTAATATTAATACTCAGGATGTATTGGCCtgtttttgattcaatatttagTTTTAATGCTGTAAGTTTCAGAAATCCTATTACCGGCTGCATTGCATGAACGCGTGGGTAGAGTCTTTCCCCCAGGGCTTGTCTGTGTGCAGGGAGGGGGTCGGGCTCATCACTGGGGTTTCCCTCTGACGAAGGCCTGAAAGGCCTGGTGTCTATGGACAGCTGTCTCCTCGAGTCtctgtaacacacaaacacaagttaAGAATCAAATCAAAGCTGGTCTCTGGTGACTGACGTTATTTTTAAGGGGGAGTCTACACTAAGTAAAGTGTACCTGTCTCGGTCTCTCCGAGATCCTGCTCGAAGGCCTCCacttcttctctctctttctctatctctGTTCCTCAGTCGCTGCATTAGATCTACACATCAAACACAACAGGTTGACTTTGAATGTCACTTCTTTCCTGTAAAATATCTGTTTTCTGCATGTGATATCTGCTCTTATCACAAAATACCAGTAAACATTAACAATGAGGTTCTATGTATTGTCATACTTGAATTGTAATCGTGATGACACGTACTGCTGGCCTGCATGCCCTTGCTGACACTTTGTACACAGTCCAGATTGGGCAGCTTATCATTGGACAGGAGGGCCAGGGCGATGGCTGTGTAGAAGCTGCGGGCTACGCCGCTGCCTTCGCCTGGCTCATCTTTGAAGGTGACTTTCACTCGGTGGACGGCCATGGGTGTGGTTGTGCAGCGTCTGCCAAAGTGCGTATTTAACTGACGCATGGTCTGTTGTATTAGCTGGTCCCGATCTCGATCCACCTCCAGGGCCAGGTCACGGGACTGCAGGTTTCTTAGCTTCTCCATCTCCCGGCGGAATTTGGACTCTTTCACTTCAAAGCCGCCAAGCTCAGTGAGAATCTAAAATACAAGAAACTCAATGAAAACCTGCAACATTAACGTTCTCACATGACAGAGATTCAGATCTCAATGAGACCTGTTTAAATATAAgattaaatatagtaaatataAAAGTGGGACTGGGCCACTTGCAAGTTCACTTAAGCTGATTTTACTCCAGTGAGCACAAAATGGTACAAAATCAAATATACTTGATGAGGAAAGTGGAACAttttacaaatcaaacattatcCTCAGGAATTACAGACTACGGAAGAAACACAAGTAGATACTGTAGCAGGACAAAGACACCAGGGGAACGCATGAGTGGTTCCAATTCTTCTGggcgtgtgtgtgcacgtgtgcatTTGTGTAACATTTGCAGAGAGTTTGGTAACGGAGAGATGAAAAACATACCGATCCAGGCTCAGCTCCCACATCCTCCATAAAGACACGGCCAAACAGTTCCAGTGAGAGACGCCAGCGGCCCAGTAGCATGTCATGTGAAATCATCATCCCCATGAAGCTACAGTGAGGTCTGGGCAAACGCAAGAAACAACACGTTAAAGATAAACAAACATATTGATGCATAGCGTCAAGTCTTTGTCTTAATATTGAAAAGGCATACGTGGATTTGGCATTTACCTAAATGATGGGAGGGGAGGTCCATCGCTCTCAGTGAGGCCGATCTCGGCGAGGAGGGTGCTCTTCAGCTGAGCGGCGAGGTCGTGGGGTGAAGGGCCGGGTTTTGAAGCCTCCAGCTCCTGCTCCGCCAGAGACTGGTTCTCAGGGCTCCGCTGGCCAGTTTCCATACTCATCACATTCTTCAGGTTGGCTGAGTACGACATCTTAGTGGGCAGGATCTGTTTGAGGGCAGTTCAGAGTTTTTCTTTAGTAGCATGAACACATGTAAGTGTTAGATGATGACAGTGTGGTGATTAAAGAATGGAAATATGGAAATGGGACACAGAACACAGGCTGTGATCCAACATCCACATATGATTGTAAGCAGAAAAGACTTTCCAGTAGTGGCATTATTTATTCCTATTCAGAATCCCCAATGCTCTCTAAAACACTGAAAACTATGAATAGGACATAATGAACCTGGATATTTTTGAGATAATTTGTTAAAGTGCAGTTCCTTCAGAGTTTATATGGCGGCAGTCATTTGTGGATATTAGAGCACAGCTGCCAGCGTGTTTGTCCAGTGAAGAGGGGTGGTATACCTGAGAAGGGGAGGGGAGAGAGGAGCCCATGTTTACCTCCAGGCAGTTCCTGTCCATGCTCGCCTCGGCCAAGCCTTTGGTTGCCATGTACGAGGAGGAGTACAAGCCCTGAGAGGGACGGCCGAACAGATCCTCCTTCCTGGCATTAGGCTGCGAGGCGAGACAAAACAGAGACATTaacattttttactgtgtagtcAACTGACATCTTTCACTTTAAGTCACACAGCTGTACAACCAACCCTGTTCAACCTGTTAAAAGTACCAACTATGGGTATCATCAGGGCAGGAAAGAGAGAATATTTCCATTTCATTATCCAATAATACATGATTTTTCACCAACTGCCATAGTAATGGTACAACTTGGGAGAAGAACACAGAACAAGTTTCGTTACTTCTaggacgattaaaatttttagttTCACTATATTTTACTTCTGCTGTTCTTGTTTAAGCCAATTCATATGGCTTTTATTTTAACCAATTTAATTATTCTAAatcattttaattgtttgacaaaTTTATCTTTTTTCCAATTACTTTTTTATCGAAGTTGTTagtgctttgattttttttttatatattacagactTACCTTTTCATCATTTTACCCTTATTGTTACTTGTCTACAATGTAAATGTGGCTTTTACCTCAACATATTTTTCGAGATTTAATAAAGGCTGAATAAATtaacagatacaaaaaaaaacaaaaatgtggagCGTGGAAGCAGTGGGGAGTCATCCAAGAAGCCAAAGCTCTGACCTGCAGGAGGTGGGGCTGGTCTGCAAGTGGAATGGCCTCAGCTAGAGGGACGTCGAACGGGTTGGGTGGGATGCAGCCCAGGAAGGTCATGGAGTCAGAGCGACGGAAGAAGGGATGGTTCTGACCAGTTTCAGCTGGAACTGGGTCCTCGTCTTTGTCCTGCAGAGTTGAACCTGCAATGGGACAAGCAGTATGTTAATCGGTTCTTATAAATATTTACACTATTAACTTTGATTTACTAGATCCCTTTGTAAACCTATTTGATGTGACTTACTTTGATTTGTGTCCTCATCATTCTCATGCTCAGAATCCTCATTGTCCAAACCCAATTCCAAAATCTCACGATTCCTGCAAAGGAAAGATAAAATGGTTAATAAAAGTCAGAAAGGCCCAGACAACTTTTCTTGCGGTTTGTTTTGTAagataaaataatggaaacaaaatTAGAGAAACTGTGATTAAATTCAAGTACCGTAAGGAAAAGAAAACATCTAGTGATTTCCACTGACTATCAGATAAATATGAAGGTACTTCAGGTTAAACAGTAATTGTAGAGGAATATGTGGAAAAGCCAGAGGATTAGTTATAATATGCAGCCtcttaataattaattaataattctCAGTTTTTTAATGTGAAGGCAGCATATTGCTTCATTTTTAGTCACCTCTTTCTATCCATCTGTGGGGTGTCCAGAGTAGTCTGTTGGTTCATGGCCTTGATCCAATAGATAAGAGCCTGGAAAACGTAAGCCACGTGTTTCAAGGAGCAAACGTCCAGCACAGGAAGCACATCGGAATGCTCGTCATTATGGGAGCGCATTAATGACAAAGCATAGTTTAAGAAGTCACCGCGTGCTGACATCATGCCTTGACGAGCTGTCAGTAGAGTGGCCGCTCTCCTGAAATAAAAAGCACATAAAGCAGTGAGAACATTTCTAACATGACCAAAACAGGCCAGTGTAGACCTGGACGCAGCACTTCTTGCAGCGATTCTTCTTTCTATAATGGTCTTTTCTTGTACCTTCGTCCTTCTAGGGTGCGGAGACTAGCCTCTTCCCGGGCAGTCATGCGTTCCCTGCGAGCTGAGTGCTGGGAAGCGTGGAGGGGGTGACTGGGGTGGCCGGGGTCTCCAGCAGAGGAGAGGGCTGACCCATATCGCAGCTGAGCCTCGGTGGAATCCATGATAGACACCATCCAGTTCCAGGTGGGAATGAGTTTTTCTTCGACGTAGTTCTGGTTCAACACAGGATAAAACATTACTTTCTTACTCAAAAAACTGTCAACCACTTCCAAATGTGATGGATACCATAAAGTTCAACTACAGTTTAAATATATATTCATGTTAACATAAGAGAGATTTGGTATGATCTAATCACATTAGTCAACgtaacatttttttatatatattttctgtATTAGTGCCTCAGTAGAACAGTGCACTTCTGTTAAGTTCCTATGTCATACCTGCAGGTTGACTGCATCCTGGTAGGTCAGTTTTACGGCAGCAGGATACTGGGAGTAGACCAGATGGTTGTACTTGGGAATGAGGCTCATGAGGTCTGAGATCTGTCTGATGACGATGCTGTAGGCCCGGGCCAGGCTGCTGGCAGATGTCAAGTAGCTGCTGGAGTTGCTGGCCTCCAAAGcagctgctgctgcagctgcactGGAGCTAATTGCACTAGAACGACGAAGGTTGGTAGGGTCGATGTAGATCAGACCTGTGGAGCTCGCTGTGGAAAACATATGTAACTTAACATACGCCATCTCTGTGGAGTTCATCATCGGAATACAACAGAAAATCAGATCCAAACAGAGGAGATGAAGTCTCACTGACCTGCAGGAGTGGAGGTGCTGGAGGGTGTGCTCCCAGTGGCCCGTTGGCTTGGGGTGTTTCTGACCGCCCACTGCATGGATCGAGGGGCCTGGGCTGCGCTGTTGGCGTGGGAAGCGCTGGTCGTCCTTTCCAACGGCTCATCCAGGAGGAATGTCTCCTGGTCGACATCGTCActctggctgctgctgctgtcggaGTCACTGGAGTCATTGGACTGGGAGTCATCCTCTGAAAAGAAGGCAGGGACACTGCTGGCACCTtcaggggagaggaggaggaatcaAGAAAGAACATCAAGGGGGCGTGTTTAATCGGTTTGTCAACTCATCACCACATTGTCCTGTTTTGTCTTTCACATCAGATTTATCCAGGCAGGAGTGCGGGTTAGTGAATCACACCACTACAAGGCCAAACAACACTAATGAGAGTGAAAACGGTGAGGCTGCAAGTCAAAACAACAGCTGCACTCTCTGTTGACCGACTGGTTCTAAACAATATACAACGCAAAAAGTTCAGTGTGTAACATTTACTGAAATCTAGCAATGACCAACTGAGCATCCCCACCTTCAGCTTCTCCATAGTGGCTGCAAAAAATACTAACATTAGTCAGTGCTTGGTTTGTTTAGTCACTGTGACATTAATAGTGGTCCACAGGTGATATAATGCACCTTTACACTGGATGCCATtcacaggaggaagaggaagtaCTGTTGAAACATGAGACCTACTGCCTCTGGAATTACTACATAACACAATGGACATTATGATCGTGAAGCAATGAAAACATTATGAATATTATGTTCCATTTCTGTAATTATAGCcttctaaatcttacacactgaaccttttattttctattttattgcttttatattATTGTACATTTTATATGAGAAAACCCAGCCATGTCTCAATTGTACTCGATATTCTGGGTAAGGGATGTTCTGAGCCATCTAAAACACATGTTTTAGATAGCCAAGGAGAAAAACACAACACCATTTTGGGAAAAACTACAAGTTGATTAGTTTGTTATTTGGAAGAAAGAACATCAAGGGTTTGTAATGGATAGTATTAGTTAAAAATGACAGACACAATAAGAGTGAAATGTGAGAAGGGGACAAACTGAAGGAATTCTCAGCAGGAAACTGTgtatgcactttgcaaattcactcTTCCCTGACATCTGTATATGCATTGAAGTAAAGAGGAGCTCATACCAAAAATAGGAAATGCCAAGGACACCCTACTGCCTGCAAATGAAATACATTGGGTGTTCAGCCAAGGACCATTTTGTCTGCTGTTCATTAGCTCTCCAAACATAAATCCCCCACAATCCGAAATGCTGAATGtcctagtgatttttttttttcagggccGAATTAGTCTGTAGTTGATGGAAAAAAACAGTGCAGCAAGATAGAAATTTCCATTTGGTAAGCAGTCGGTGCTTAGAAAAATTTGCAAAGACTTCAGTTAAAGGAGGTCAATAAGACAGGTAATCACATTTCCACCAAGCACTACATAGAAATTAAAGAGAATGTTTTATGAAGTTAAGTTTTTGAGAAAATCTACACTTAAGTATAGACTACAGGATTAAAAAATAACCTCTGGGGACCAACCTGCTTCAGAGCCAGCCGTGGCTGCTGTGACGACACTCCTGCGGCCGCTGGCATTGTCCTGATTACTGTGGTTACTTTCACTGTCGCTTTCCGTTTCAGCTGCTGCCAACAGATCCAGCTCCATGTCGCTCCCTAAAGAAAAAGAGAAGTTTCACTTACTGCTAGCTGGTACTTCTGGCTACAGTaaagtttctttaaaaaatgtgttgtgTGCTCACCATCTTCATCATGCTCATCATGTTGCCCTTCTGCTTCAGCGTTTTCCTCTCCTTGTTCCTCTTGATCGTCATGATGGTCTTCTTCACCGGCAACTCCCTCCACAACTTCAACCTAcatgaaaaatatgaaacaatCATATCTTATAATATGACCAGAGGTACAACAGTTGTGAGATTCTGACCTGAAACTAAATACAGTAAAGTCTCAGTGAAAGCTTGTAGTGCACATCCTGAGCCAATTTTAGGAGGCATCACATCCTATTTGCTACCTCTCCAAACTGCGATGACTCACTTCCATACAAAGTTCATTATGACCTGAATGATTTTGTAATGAGGCTCCCTACCTCTTCCACATCTGCTGATACGATGTCATCCTGCTCTTCATCTCTTCCTCTGACAGGCTGGGACTGGCTGCTGCGACGAGGCTGGGGGTTCCTGATGATATAAGAGGCAGCCGTCTGGCTGGAGCTGGAGGGAAATTAAACACAAGAGCCCAGAGTCATTATATCCAGTGAATACGAAATCATCCCTCTCTAAATACCAAGCTGCGGATGCACAAAATGCCACCAACTGGCATAAGTTTCTTCCTGACAGGAGGGTAAAACTGACCTGCTGGACTGATCGGGTGAGGGTCTTGGTGGCAGAGGCTCAACAGAGAAGAGCTCCTCGCTGCCCTGAACAGCATCGATACTGGTGCTAGCCAAAGTAAAAGGTGCTGTAGGTCTTGCAATACCCATTCTCACTGGAACAATCAGTGACTCTGCGACATTACACAGTTCCTCCACAGCGTAGGGCAAAAGAGCCTGGAAAACTCGCCGACATTTCCCAATGGGCTGTGGGATAAAGTTGCTATGAAGGAAATTGAGAAAAGACATTATCAGCACTGCATCAGCATTTGTTTCAGgtgaaaaaatgatattaaacctGGCCAAAATGGAGTAATACCTCAAGATACAATGTACTTGTCAAGATTTTCTTTTAAACTTTACTTTAAAGCTTAAACTCGAATTATTCAGCTTCTGGAGGGGTCTGAATCAAAACAGCTGACAGATCAAACCTCGACACGCAGCTATTAGTTTAGGGgtggaaaataaaaactaaacacagTTAGCACTCCGAGGCAGCATGGCATCAATAAATAGCCTGCATAACTGAATTCTTACTTTTTCTTCTTGGATGAGGCCATCTCCACACTGAGGATGACAAATACTCGGGCTACAGAGCGCAGGAACCTCCTGGTGACATTGACGGCCTCCTCTCTCCGGCCGGGCGTATACTTGTTCTGTAGCTCCTTCACCAGTGTACCCAGCAATGTATCGATAAACTAATGAAGGACAAGCCAACCCCCCAATCATTAGCATCTCAAAAATATTTGGTGCGATACCAGCAGTGAAAGAGGACAATGCATGGTCGTAGGTATTATCAAGCTGAAGTGGACTTACAGTGATGTCAGGGGCACACTTGACAATGAGGCAGTGAGTGAAACAGTCAAGGCGAATGGTGCCGCTCT from Sphaeramia orbicularis chromosome 16, fSphaOr1.1, whole genome shotgun sequence includes these protein-coding regions:
- the ubr5 gene encoding E3 ubiquitin-protein ligase UBR5 isoform X3, with product MTSIHFVVHPLPGTEDQLNDRLREVSEKLNKYSYNSHPHLSLLEQASLKQCVVGPNHAGFLLEDGRVCRISFAVQPDRLELSKPDGSDGSKLSSGSGTGRSSRPGRTSDPPWFLSGSDTLGRLAGNTLGSRWSSGVNGGSGGGGSGGGAGGGGAGGGSSGGGGGGGGGGGGGTSGRSSTAARDSRRQTRVIRTGRDRGSGLLGSQPQPVIPASVIPEELISQAQVVLQGKSRSVIIRELQRTNLDVNLAVNNLLSRDDEDGDDGDDTASESYLPGEDLMSLLDADIHSAHPSVIIDADAMFSEDISYFGYPSFRRSSLSRLGSSRVLLLPLERDSELLRERESVLRLRERRWLDGASFDTERGSTSREGEPSLDKKSIPVQSPVSLGEELQWWPDKDGVKFVSIGAMFSELVAVSSKGELYQWKWSEPEPYRNAQNPSIHHPRVSFLGLANEKITLLSANSIRATVATETNKVATWVDDTLSTVASKLEHSAQAFPELQGERMVSLHCCALYTCAQLENSLYWWGVVPFSQRKKMLEKARAKNKKPKSSAGISSIPNITVGTQVCLRSNPLYHAGAVAFSVSAGIPKVGVLLESVWNMNDSCRFQLRSPESLKNMEKTTKTQEIKTESKPELVKTEMGPPPSPASTCSDTSSIASSASLPYKRRRSTPAPKEEEKVNEEQWPLREVVFVEDVKNVPVGKVLKVDGAYVAVKFPGTSSSMSNQSTAAPTDSDPSSLLQDCRLLRIDELQVVKTGGTPKVPDCFQRTPKKLCIPEKAEILAVNVDSKGVHAVLKTGNWVRYCIFDLATGKAEQENNFPTSNLAFLGQSERNVAIFTAGQESPIILRDGNGTIYPMAKDCMGGIRDPDWLDLPPINSLGMGVHSLANLPTNSTIKKKAAIIIMAVEKQTLMQHVLRCDYEACRQYLVNLEQAFLLDQGSQALGALLGHRCDGNRNILHAAVSVCFPVSNKETKEEEEAERSERNTFAERLSAVEAIANAISVVSSNSSGNRTGSSSSRGLRLREMMRRSLRAAGLGRHESGPSSSDHQDPVSPPIAPPSWVPDPPPMDPDGDIDFILAPAVGSLTTASTGNSQGPSTSTIPGPSTEPSVVESKDRKANAHLILKLMCDSVVLRPHLRELLSAKDARGMTPFMLAVSGRAYPAAITVLEAAQKMAKVGDPGIAEKEDADSVFMEMICPLGTNPDDSPLYVLCCNDTCSFTWTGAEHINQDIFECRTCGLLESLCCCTECARVCHKGHDCKLKRTSPTAYCDCWEKCKCKTLIAGQKAARLDLLYRLLTTTNLVTTPNSRGEHILLFLVQTVARQSVEHCQYRPPRIREDRNRKAANAEDSDMPDHDLEPPRFAQLALERVLQDWNALKSMIMFGSQENKDPLSASSRIAHLLPEEQVYLNQQSGTIRLDCFTHCLIVKCAPDITFIDTLLGTLVKELQNKYTPGRREEAVNVTRRFLRSVARVFVILSVEMASSKKKNNFIPQPIGKCRRVFQALLPYAVEELCNVAESLIVPVRMGIARPTAPFTLASTSIDAVQGSEELFSVEPLPPRPSPDQSSSSSQTAASYIIRNPQPRRSSQSQPVRGRDEEQDDIVSADVEEVEVVEGVAGEEDHHDDQEEQGEENAEAEGQHDEHDEDGSDMELDLLAAAETESDSESNHSNQDNASGRRSVVTAATAGSEAGASSVPAFFSEDDSQSNDSSDSDSSSSQSDDVDQETFLLDEPLERTTSASHANSAAQAPRSMQWAVRNTPSQRATGSTPSSTSTPAASSTGLIYIDPTNLRRSSAISSSAAAAAAALEASNSSSYLTSASSLARAYSIVIRQISDLMSLIPKYNHLVYSQYPAAVKLTYQDAVNLQNYVEEKLIPTWNWMVSIMDSTEAQLRYGSALSSAGDPGHPSHPLHASQHSARRERMTAREEASLRTLEGRRRAATLLTARQGMMSARGDFLNYALSLMRSHNDEHSDVLPVLDVCSLKHVAYVFQALIYWIKAMNQQTTLDTPQMDRKRNREILELGLDNEDSEHENDEDTNQSSTLQDKDEDPVPAETGQNHPFFRRSDSMTFLGCIPPNPFDVPLAEAIPLADQPHLLQPNARKEDLFGRPSQGLYSSSYMATKGLAEASMDRNCLEVNMGSSLPSPSQILPTKMSYSANLKNVMSMETGQRSPENQSLAEQELEASKPGPSPHDLAAQLKSTLLAEIGLTESDGPPLPSFRPHCSFMGMMISHDMLLGRWRLSLELFGRVFMEDVGAEPGSILTELGGFEVKESKFRREMEKLRNLQSRDLALEVDRDRDQLIQQTMRQLNTHFGRRCTTTPMAVHRVKVTFKDEPGEGSGVARSFYTAIALALLSNDKLPNLDCVQSVSKGMQASNLMQRLRNRDRERERRSGGLRAGSRRDRDRDSRRQLSIDTRPFRPSSEGNPSDEPDPLPAHRQALGERLYPRVHAMQPAFASKITGMLLELSPAQLLLLLASEDSLRARVEEAMELLIAHGRENGADSILDLGLLEAPEKAQQQENRKRHGSTRSVVDMELDDPDDGDDNAPLFYQPGKRGFYSPRPGKNTEARLNCFRNIGRILGLCLLQNELCPITLNRHVIKVLLGRKVNWHDFAFFDPVMYESLRQLIRHSQAGEADAVFAAMDLAFAIDLCKEEGAGQVELLSGGVNMPVTPLNVYEYVRKYAEHRMLVVAEQPLHAMRKGLLDVLPKNALEDLTAEDFRLLVNGCGEVNVQMLISFTSFNDESGENADKLLQFKRWFWSIVEKMSMTERQDLVYFWTSSPSLPASEEGFQPMPSITIRPPDDQHLPTANTCISRLYVPLYSSKQILKQKLLLAIKTKNFGFV